The proteins below come from a single Chitinophaga pinensis DSM 2588 genomic window:
- a CDS encoding two-component regulator propeller domain-containing protein → MNTLFAAGEPLKNLNIENGLSNNAVLNVYQDSKGFMWIGTYDGLNRYDGYKFKIYRNRIGDSTSLIDNGIYTIDGDTEHRLWIGGRKGISVFNPVNEHFSAATFANGKPVQGNIHIIKAGNDGLVLVGSENNGLLQFNRLPGTGRQIPLENSTSYEVTAIDFTPDKSAAYIFVQHIGLCRYDCSTAKITVISRIMTQANCLKSDKNGMLWIGTDQGLFSYSNGVFSANYLEENSKIVNLCADQQGAMWAGSDGHGIFIARDGKATHSSQTLNSNAVYSICEDRDGRKWIGTLRGGINIIDARKRLFEQYAFTGTVDNFILSFCEDGHKGVWVGTDGGGLKYWDREKNTFKIYKYSPSAPGAISSNFITSMVQDAQGDLWIATWFGALNRYNRQRDAFEHFSCFNPVTKSEENNVWGIYKDAGNQLWASTTNNGTLYLFNREKNNFELFDKTLVNIQCLAEDHHGNMWGGNYSSLIKIDRDHRQHQIFSIGNTVRVIHEDKKGQLWVGTEGGGLLLVDRTTGKFTRFTEANGLPSNTILRLLEDDKGFLWLSTFNGLAKFDPVQHTVRNFSRSDGLQSNQFAYNAALKLQSGEFLFGGIKGFNIFHPDSIYERSSFAPVFLTGIRINNNSVEQQTDLISARSQDNIEEVTIPYNKAAISLDFVSLEYTSPDKISYTYLLEGWDKNWNDGGEARTANYTRLQEGRYIFKVRVTNADGKWGQELQLLKVIVLPPWYRTPWAYMAYLILVSMLIYAYIQYKSRQERLKYEIKLAHLESEKEKEINEKKLSFFTNVSHEFRTPLTLIINPLKELKDNENLGVVYRNARRLLSLVDQLLLFRKAGNDEELKVARLDIIALCNEVFLCFTQQAETRHIAYEFITANETADIYANYEQIEIALFNLLSNAFKFTPDGGKISCTVICTDLEVTITVTDSGSGIPEHLQSRIFDKFQQGDSKQSGFGIGLYLVRQFIENHRGSVTFKSTLHQGTAFSIYLQTGAAHFEPSQLMEEPVKKSAILDELMEEVYSKPAKTAVSEELITEKRSMLLIDDNAEIRGYLHQLFSDKYIVYEAENGADGFAAIEKYMPDLVISDVQMDGMDGLALCRKIKETEALCHIPVILLTAASSPASRLEGIEGGADDYITKPFDNDLLLVKVQTIIRNRNLLREYFLDRITLKRTDLKVPAEYQDFLKKCIEIVEDNLGNEDFTIKTFTQAIGMSHSSLYKKVKSISGQTINAFIRSIRLRKAAVLMLRENYTVNQAAFQVGIGDIKYFREQFFKLFGMNPSEYVKKYRHSFNEDLNIVRTDN, encoded by the coding sequence ATGAACACCCTGTTCGCTGCCGGTGAGCCACTGAAGAATCTCAATATAGAGAATGGCCTATCCAACAACGCTGTATTAAACGTTTACCAGGATTCCAAAGGTTTCATGTGGATTGGCACCTATGATGGGCTGAATCGTTATGATGGATACAAATTCAAGATCTACAGAAACAGGATAGGAGATTCCACGTCTCTCATAGATAACGGTATTTATACAATTGATGGAGATACTGAGCACCGCTTATGGATCGGTGGCAGGAAAGGCATTAGTGTGTTTAACCCGGTAAATGAACATTTTTCCGCAGCAACATTTGCCAACGGAAAACCTGTACAGGGGAACATCCATATCATCAAAGCGGGTAACGACGGACTTGTGCTTGTAGGCTCTGAAAATAATGGCCTCCTGCAATTCAACCGCCTGCCCGGTACGGGCAGACAGATCCCTCTTGAAAACAGTACCAGTTACGAAGTTACCGCTATTGACTTCACACCTGATAAAAGCGCCGCATACATATTTGTACAACATATAGGGCTTTGCCGCTATGACTGCAGTACCGCAAAGATTACAGTAATCAGCCGTATAATGACACAGGCCAATTGCCTGAAATCTGATAAAAACGGGATGCTCTGGATAGGCACAGACCAGGGGTTATTCAGCTATAGTAATGGCGTATTCTCTGCTAACTATCTTGAAGAAAACAGTAAAATAGTCAATCTCTGTGCTGATCAGCAAGGCGCTATGTGGGCAGGCTCTGATGGACACGGTATTTTTATTGCCAGAGATGGTAAAGCAACGCATAGTAGCCAGACCCTGAACAGTAATGCCGTCTATTCCATCTGTGAAGACAGGGACGGTCGTAAATGGATCGGTACTTTGAGAGGAGGGATTAATATCATTGATGCGCGTAAGCGACTGTTTGAGCAATACGCATTTACAGGTACTGTAGACAATTTCATCCTGTCCTTCTGCGAAGATGGGCATAAAGGCGTATGGGTGGGAACAGATGGTGGCGGCCTGAAATACTGGGATCGTGAAAAAAATACCTTTAAGATATATAAATACAGTCCTTCCGCTCCGGGTGCTATCAGCAGTAATTTCATAACCAGTATGGTGCAGGACGCACAAGGCGATCTCTGGATCGCTACCTGGTTCGGAGCACTGAACAGGTACAATCGCCAGCGGGATGCGTTTGAACATTTCTCCTGCTTCAATCCCGTTACAAAGTCGGAGGAAAATAATGTCTGGGGCATTTATAAGGACGCCGGAAACCAACTCTGGGCCAGCACTACCAACAATGGTACCCTATATCTTTTTAACCGGGAGAAAAATAACTTCGAACTCTTTGATAAAACACTGGTCAATATCCAGTGTCTTGCAGAAGACCATCATGGTAATATGTGGGGTGGTAACTATTCTTCCCTCATAAAAATCGACCGGGATCACCGGCAGCATCAGATCTTCTCCATCGGTAATACGGTACGTGTCATCCATGAAGATAAAAAAGGACAACTATGGGTTGGTACAGAAGGTGGCGGATTGCTGTTGGTAGACCGTACCACCGGGAAATTTACCCGTTTTACAGAGGCCAACGGTTTGCCCAGTAATACCATCCTGCGCCTGCTGGAAGATGATAAAGGCTTTCTCTGGTTAAGTACCTTCAACGGATTGGCAAAATTTGATCCTGTACAACACACTGTGCGTAACTTTTCCCGTTCTGACGGATTGCAAAGCAACCAGTTTGCCTATAACGCCGCCCTGAAGTTACAGTCAGGCGAATTCCTTTTTGGGGGGATCAAAGGCTTCAATATTTTTCATCCGGATAGTATCTATGAACGCAGTAGTTTTGCCCCGGTATTCCTGACGGGTATCCGCATTAATAATAACTCAGTAGAACAGCAAACGGACCTCATTTCCGCCCGTTCGCAGGATAATATAGAAGAAGTCACCATTCCTTATAATAAAGCCGCTATCTCCCTGGATTTCGTCTCACTGGAATATACTTCCCCTGATAAGATAAGTTACACCTATCTCCTGGAAGGCTGGGATAAGAACTGGAACGATGGCGGGGAAGCCAGGACGGCGAATTATACCCGTTTGCAGGAGGGACGCTATATATTTAAGGTACGGGTGACCAACGCGGATGGTAAATGGGGCCAGGAATTGCAATTACTAAAAGTAATCGTATTGCCCCCCTGGTACAGAACCCCCTGGGCCTATATGGCTTACCTGATATTGGTCTCCATGCTGATCTATGCATATATTCAATACAAGTCCCGACAGGAAAGACTGAAATATGAAATCAAACTGGCGCACCTGGAGAGCGAAAAAGAAAAAGAGATCAATGAAAAGAAACTCTCTTTCTTTACCAATGTCTCCCATGAATTCAGAACACCGCTGACGCTGATCATCAATCCGCTGAAAGAACTGAAAGACAATGAAAACCTGGGTGTTGTATATAGAAATGCCCGGCGTTTGCTGAGTCTTGTCGATCAGTTGCTGCTGTTCCGCAAAGCCGGTAATGACGAAGAACTGAAAGTCGCCCGCCTTGATATTATCGCACTCTGTAATGAGGTCTTCCTCTGTTTCACCCAGCAGGCAGAAACACGTCATATTGCCTATGAATTTATTACTGCGAATGAGACTGCTGACATTTACGCCAACTACGAACAGATAGAGATCGCACTTTTTAACCTGCTCTCCAATGCTTTTAAGTTTACACCAGATGGGGGAAAAATAAGTTGTACCGTAATATGTACCGATCTGGAAGTGACGATCACCGTAACAGATTCTGGTTCAGGTATACCTGAACATCTGCAGAGCAGGATCTTCGATAAATTCCAGCAGGGAGACAGTAAACAGTCCGGATTCGGAATCGGTCTGTATCTTGTCAGGCAGTTCATAGAGAACCATCGGGGCAGCGTTACGTTTAAAAGTACCCTCCATCAGGGAACGGCTTTTTCTATCTACCTGCAGACAGGCGCCGCCCATTTTGAGCCGTCTCAACTGATGGAAGAGCCGGTGAAGAAATCAGCTATACTGGATGAATTAATGGAAGAAGTCTATAGCAAGCCGGCAAAAACAGCTGTATCTGAGGAATTGATCACAGAAAAGAGATCAATGCTGCTGATTGACGATAATGCGGAAATAAGGGGCTACCTCCACCAGCTGTTCTCAGATAAATATATTGTATACGAGGCCGAAAACGGGGCAGACGGATTTGCCGCTATCGAAAAATATATGCCTGATCTGGTGATCAGTGATGTACAGATGGATGGTATGGACGGGCTCGCCCTCTGCCGGAAAATAAAGGAAACAGAAGCACTCTGCCATATTCCGGTTATTCTCCTGACAGCCGCGTCTTCTCCTGCGTCCCGACTGGAAGGTATTGAAGGCGGGGCAGACGATTATATTACCAAACCTTTTGACAACGACCTCTTACTGGTAAAAGTGCAGACCATCATCAGAAACAGGAACCTCCTCAGAGAATATTTTCTTGACCGGATCACCCTGAAGCGAACGGATCTGAAAGTACCCGCCGAATACCAGGACTTTCTAAAGAAGTGCATCGAGATCGTAGAAGACAACCTTGGAAATGAAGATTTCACCATTAAAACCTTCACACAGGCTATCGGTATGAGCCACTCCAGTCTGTATAAGAAGGTAAAATCCATCTCCGGACAAACCATTAATGCCTTTATCCGGTCTATCCGTTTGCGGAAAGCAGCCGTTTTAATGCTACGGGAGAACTATACCGTCAATCAGGCCGCTTTCCAGGTCGGAATAGGCGATATCAAGTACTTCCGGGAGCAGTTTTTCAAATTGTTCGGGATGAATCCGTCCGAATATGTAAAGAAATACCGGCACTCCTTTAATGAAGACCTGAACATTGTCAGAACAGACAATTAA
- a CDS encoding acyltransferase family protein, giving the protein MKFRYDINALRAIAVLSVMLFHFGVTRFEGGFSGVDVFFVISGYLMTRIIAGGLDNNTFSLVDFYGKRLKRIVPALLVLVGVLMLVNFFVTFPVDYHVTSKNGLSSLLFVSNIVYWRNSSYFAPASDTNIFLHTWSLSVEWQFYLLYPIFLRWFNKTISDKKRNFSIFTGLTLVLALGSFLFTKMDATASFYLLPSRAWEMMAGGVAFYLEGRVSDRRKQIGLALAGYGIIFFSILFIKRGTTWPGVYTLLPVVGTFMVIIANWNDLKLIKLGVVQFFGKISYSLYLWHWPVVVMATYFGITRNKTSLLAFIAIAIVLALLSYKFIEALKYESNKKILVAVSAMSAVVLVLMLSNANAFLFTEKSKQLSAYEQAHEMEKSQMFRQDTCFIMIGTDKKFDREHCLCLKDSVKNVLLIGDSHAAQLWGPLSASLRNRGILLSQATGSSCVPVMKSNVPGHCDDVINYIYNEYIEKHAAEIDGVILTANWVNEVNNSPALLKDLQKTLQFLDKYHFNVMLIGQTETYTMSYPYIAAWESELNMPLTAKFRTPQSEQMDQFLKKNFSSLYIDVYNKDSVPVVSDQNVPYMFDEHHVTPYGATLLVDRVFADPIGASFLNKVLNHKRI; this is encoded by the coding sequence ATGAAATTTAGGTACGATATCAATGCACTGCGTGCTATTGCAGTTTTGTCAGTAATGCTTTTTCATTTCGGAGTAACGCGTTTCGAAGGAGGTTTTTCCGGAGTAGACGTTTTCTTCGTTATTTCAGGTTATCTGATGACCCGTATTATTGCAGGCGGTCTTGATAATAATACCTTTTCCCTGGTGGATTTCTATGGAAAGCGATTAAAGCGAATCGTGCCCGCTTTACTGGTGCTGGTGGGCGTATTAATGCTCGTTAACTTTTTTGTTACCTTCCCCGTTGATTACCATGTAACATCGAAGAATGGACTCAGTAGCCTCCTGTTTGTGTCGAATATTGTCTATTGGAGGAACTCAAGTTACTTTGCGCCCGCATCAGATACCAATATCTTTTTACATACCTGGTCCCTGTCAGTAGAATGGCAGTTTTACCTTTTATACCCCATCTTCCTGAGATGGTTCAATAAGACAATTAGTGATAAAAAAAGAAACTTCAGCATCTTCACGGGTCTGACACTCGTGTTGGCACTTGGCTCTTTTCTGTTTACTAAAATGGATGCAACCGCCTCTTTCTACCTCCTGCCATCCCGTGCATGGGAAATGATGGCGGGGGGCGTAGCATTTTACCTGGAAGGACGTGTGAGTGACCGCAGGAAACAAATCGGGCTTGCACTGGCCGGATACGGTATTATCTTTTTTTCTATCCTGTTCATCAAAAGAGGTACGACCTGGCCGGGTGTTTATACCTTATTACCGGTAGTTGGTACATTCATGGTCATCATTGCGAACTGGAATGATTTGAAACTGATCAAACTGGGTGTTGTACAGTTCTTTGGAAAGATATCCTATTCGCTTTATCTGTGGCATTGGCCGGTCGTGGTAATGGCCACTTATTTTGGTATTACCAGGAATAAAACCTCCCTGCTGGCTTTTATCGCCATCGCTATTGTACTGGCATTGCTGTCTTATAAGTTCATTGAAGCGCTTAAATATGAGAGCAATAAGAAGATCCTGGTAGCCGTATCTGCGATGTCTGCCGTTGTGCTGGTATTGATGCTGAGTAACGCGAATGCCTTTCTGTTCACAGAAAAGAGTAAACAACTGTCTGCCTATGAACAGGCGCATGAAATGGAAAAAAGTCAGATGTTCAGACAGGATACCTGCTTTATTATGATCGGCACAGATAAGAAATTTGACAGGGAACACTGCCTGTGTCTGAAAGACTCCGTCAAAAACGTATTGCTCATTGGCGATAGCCATGCTGCACAGCTTTGGGGACCTTTGTCTGCCAGTCTGCGTAACCGCGGTATTCTTTTGAGTCAGGCTACAGGCAGCAGCTGTGTCCCTGTCATGAAAAGTAATGTACCGGGCCATTGTGATGACGTCATCAATTACATATACAACGAGTATATTGAAAAACATGCAGCAGAAATAGACGGCGTGATATTGACGGCCAACTGGGTCAATGAAGTCAATAACAGTCCGGCCTTGCTGAAAGACCTGCAGAAAACATTACAGTTCCTCGATAAGTACCATTTCAATGTCATGCTGATAGGGCAGACGGAAACCTATACCATGAGTTATCCATACATAGCTGCCTGGGAAAGCGAACTGAATATGCCGCTGACCGCTAAGTTCCGTACGCCGCAATCGGAACAGATGGATCAGTTCCTGAAGAAGAATTTCTCCTCTCTTTATATCGACGTTTATAATAAGGATTCTGTTCCTGTGGTCTCTGATCAGAATGTGCCTTACATGTTCGATGAACACCACGTTACGCCTTATGGTGCAACATTGCTCGTTGATCGTGTATTTGCAGATCCGATCGGCGCCAGCTTCCTCAACAAGGTGTTAAACCATAAACGTATATAA